TTTGAAGAAGTATTAGAAAGATTGTTATTTTTTTTATCATAATAAAATAATACAATTAACAAGTTGCTTTATCAATAAGAGTGGTCAAAGATATTTTTGGCTTTTATTATCCCCTTACATGCCTCTTTAGACATTGTATTTAGTTTCTCCTTTGTCTCTTGTTTTAATTCTCTTCCTCTAACTCTCTTTAACTCCTCTACTTGGGCTCTATTTCTACATCCTACAATAATCGAGTCTATAAAATCCTTTGATAGTGTCCATTTTAAAATAAGTTGAGTTGTTGTTAGACCTTCGGCAATGGCAACTCTCTCTATTTTTTTTATATAGTTGCCAGTGGTAATAAAATTTTCCTTTTTAAAAAGTACCATCTTATTCCTTGAGTCATCTATTTCAATATCTCCTCTATTATATTTTCCTGTTAAAATTCCCTGGGCTAATGGGGAGTATATTTGGGTTTTTATTCCCATTTTTTTACACTCTTCCAAAAATGTTTCATCCTGATTCCAGAAAAAGTTGTACGAATTTTGAACAATATCTACATCCCCTGAATTTTGGACATCCTTTAGTTGTTCTAAATTAAAGTTACTAACACCAATGTTCTTTATTTTGTCATCTGCTCTTAGCTTTTCTAATAACTCGATCATAGGTTTAGCATCTAACTTAGAAGATGGCCAATGTATAAAAAAGTAGTCAATATAATCTCTATTGAGTCTTTTAAGAGAGTTTTCTATTCCTTTAATTAAGCTTTTTTTCGGCTTAATAAAACTTTTTGTAGATATGATATATTTACTGTTTGGTTTAGGTAATTGCTGTCCTAGAAGCTGTTCGCTTCTTCCCTTACCGTAGTCTGGAGAAGTATCAAAAAAAGTAAAATCTTCTCTAA
Above is a genomic segment from Thiospirochaeta perfilievii containing:
- a CDS encoding aldo/keto reductase, which translates into the protein MNKIKTDLPKICIGTWPLGGDYWGSQSHSDSRKMIHAAVREDFTFFDTSPDYGKGRSEQLLGQQLPKPNSKYIISTKSFIKPKKSLIKGIENSLKRLNRDYIDYFFIHWPSSKLDAKPMIELLEKLRADDKIKNIGVSNFNLEQLKDVQNSGDVDIVQNSYNFFWNQDETFLEECKKMGIKTQIYSPLAQGILTGKYNRGDIEIDDSRNKMVLFKKENFITTGNYIKKIERVAIAEGLTTTQLILKWTLSKDFIDSIIVGCRNRAQVEELKRVRGRELKQETKEKLNTMSKEACKGIIKAKNIFDHSY